The Helicobacter canis genomic sequence TGTGCTGTGATGATGTTTTGAGCGAGTTGTTTAAGTGTGGGATTTAGATCCTTGCTTGCGATGAGCTTCTTTGATGAGAGGATCGCGCCTTGGTGGTGAGGGATCATATTTTTGATGAAATCCACATTTACCTCCCCACTCTCTACAAACTCTGTCTCTAGCATTGGGGCGTGCATCGCATCTAGGACTTCTTGTGTGCTGGATTTTAGGGCTTGGGCTGTATGTGTGTGGCTTGGAGTATGTGTGCTGTGATTGGCAGGGTCTGCCATAGATAGCTGGATAAGCATACTAGCGGCTATGCAGGATATGGCTATTTTCTTCATATAAGCTCCTTGTGGTTAAATGGGAGTTGCATTCTAATATCACTTGGCTAATCAATCGCCACGCACGCCTTACCCCCTAGTCAAAAGATAGAATCTACACTATATTTATCTTTTTGATATTACTAATATAAATAACTTAATACCATAGTAAGAAACAATAAACTATAATCATACCTTGATCGCACAATCAAACGATAGAGCAAAGGATAGTAATGACACATAAAGCGACCCTAGCCACCGCGCTTGTAGCAAGCATAGCTACGCAAGTTTCAGCCACCGCGCAAGAGCCACAAACCCCCCAAGAGACAAAGAGCTTGCAGCCTGTTACTACAATCGCTGCCAAAATCCCCACACCCATAGAGCAAGCCCCAGGTAATACCAGCATAATCAACAAGCACGATATTGCTATCCGCCCTAATTATCGCTTCACCGATACACTGCGCGGACACGAGGGCGTGCTTCAGCCTAAGGGCAGGGGTATGGAGACCTTTGATGGCGCGATGATTCGCGGGATCAATAATGGTGCGCTGCTAATGGTAGATGGCGTGATTTTAAACGACATCAACAACAACACCAAAATGCTCACCACAATGCGCGCACACGACTTGGAGCGCGTAGAAATCACGCGTGGGGCTAGCTCGGCTCTGTATGGTTCAGGCGCGCTTAGTGGGGCTATCAATTTCATCACTGCTATGCCTGATTCGCTCTCTGTGTATGGCAGCCTAGGCTATGGGAATCCATTTAGCCAAAATGGCGCACCAGAGAATTTAACAAACTGGTATCTAAGCGTGGGGGATAGCTTCTTTGATAAATCCTTGCGCGTGAAAGCCACTTATGGTGGGAGCTTTTCTAGCGGCTATGCTGCGGATAATGCGTGGGTCAATGCTAGTGGCGATAATGGCATAGGCGGCTTAAGCGGTAGCGTGCCATCGCACAAAACCGATGGCACACCGATTGTGCTTGTGGGGGATATGGGACGCCAGCGATATGCCACACACGATGCAAAAATCAAAGCCCAAGCAGATATTGGGAGTAGTGGCGTGCTAGATGCGTGGGTGCAATACTCTAGCTACAACTATATCCACCACCGCCAGCAAAGCTTCCTGCGCGATGAAAATGGCAATGTCGCGTGGGGTAATGCCACAAGCCCAAACAGCACACAAGGCAGCGCACCTTATGCGTTTGTCGGCGGTATGGGCAATGAAATCTACAACCAAGTCATCTCCGCACTAAGCTATACACACTACTTTGGTAGCAATGAGTGGCGCACAAGCCTAAATCACACTTATGGCAATGATATTTGGGCTGGTCCTAGCGGCGGGGCTTCGCCCTTTGGCGGAGCTGGGAGCAAGCAAGATCACCACTACAACACACTCAATGTTGAAAGCACTTTTACCCTGCGTTTGTCCCAAGCCCATAGCCTGCTCTTTGGCGTGCAGGAGCGATATAGCGGCTATAAGCAAAATGCCTATAATCTTAGCGATTGGCGCGATTTTGCCTCTAGCACCGCACTTAGCAAGACAATCACCGGGACGCATAATTTCCTAGGCGTGTTTGTGCATTATCAAGCTGCGTGGAGCAAATATTTTAGCACCGGGCTTAGCGGGCGGTGGGATTTATGGCAGGGCTTTAACTACACAGACACCACCAAACCCAATGCCCCAAATGCTACGCATAATCAATTCTCCCCAAAGCTTTCGCTAAATTTCACGCCCTTTTCTAGCGACTATGCCACGACAATCATCAAGGCTTCAGGGGGTAGCTCATTTCGCGCCCCTACTTTCAACCAAAAATTCCGCGACTATATCCGCAACGATGGCGTCCAGACTTCGGGCAATCCACACCTAAAGCCAGAAGAGCTCTATAGCTATGATATAGGGCTAGAGCAGTCCTTATACCCAGAATCCACTTTTGCCGCGCAACTCAAGCTCTACTACTTTGATAGCTTTTTCACCAATGCCATAACCACCATCGGCAAAAATTTAGAAAACGCCCAAAAAGCCCGCATAAACGGCATAGAGCTATCATATAGGCAAAAGCTCTTTGGCTATGGGGGGCTGTTTGCTAGCTATACGCTCTACAATGCCAAACTTACCCAAGATCTCATATCAGGCAGCCAAGTAATAGCAGCGGGCAATCGCCTACCCGGAGTCCCAGAGCATTCAGGCTATGTGCAGCTCTACTATGATGATGGCAGGCTCTTTGGATCGCTTTCTTGTGAGATGGCAAGCAAGCGGTATAAAGACTTAGATAATGCAAGCCAAAAGGTGTGGGGCGTGTATTCTAGCAGTGATGCTTACTATTTGCTTGATATGCGGCTAGGGTATAGATTCCAGCACCTTGAGCTAAGTGCTAATTTTACTAACTTGCTTGACTACCAATATTATGCCTACTACCGCGCCCCGGGCAGGGCATTTTACCTAGAAGTAGCAAGTAGATTCTAGGGAGTAGCTAGGTGCAATGAGCTTTATGGGGGGTTTGGGAGATGATAATAACTACTCCAAATCCCCATATCACGCTAATGTTATCTCTAAGATCAAATCTTTTGCTAGTCCCTTTGTGCCATAAGGGCTAGAATCCCCTCTCTACACGGCTTGCCATTTAGGATTTGCACCACTTCATTGACAATGGGTGTGTAGATGTCTTTGCGTGTGGCGATTGTGTGGATAGCGCGTGCGGTGCGCACTCCTTCAGCTACCTCGCCTATTTCTTCTAGCACGCTTTGCAGCGACTTACCTTGCGCAAGCCCTAGCCCCACGCGGTAGTTGCGCGAGAGTGTAGAGCCAGCTGTCAAAAACAAATCCCCCGAGCCAGAGAGACCTAAAAATGTCTCCGTCTTTGCCCCAAACACTCGCCCAAATCGCTCCATCTCCACAAGCCCACGAGCAAGCAAGGCGGCTTTAGCATTATTGCCAAGCCCTAAGCCATCGCTTATCCCGCCGGCAATGGCTATGACATTTTTGTATGCTCCTGCGATTTCCGCGCCTACTAAATCATCGCCTACATACATTTTCATAAAGCTAGGAAATGCTGTGCTAAAGCTCTGTGCTATGCGCGGATCTTGCGCGTGGATAGCCACGGCACAGGGCAGGCACTGGCGCACTTCTTTGGCGAAGCTTGGACCACTAAGCGCGCAGATATTCTTAGGATCCATAAATTCCGCCGCGATTTGATGCACAAATGCCCCACTTTGCTCCTCTATGCCCTTTGAGGCAAAGAGATAGAATGCGCGTGGGTTTTTGGGCATTGTGGCAAGGAACTCACGCAGATACGCCACGCTAATGGCGATCACTATAAGCTCCGCTTCACACGCTTCTTCTAGGCTCACTTGCCTAATGCCAAAGGGTGTCCCCCACTTATCATCTAGCTTGCGCCGTGAAAAGATCCGCACCTCTTGCTTATGCGCTAGAGCAAATGCCAGCGCGCTGCCCCACGCTCCACCACCACATACACTAATCATCATTCCACCTATGTATTGTTTGCTTATATTATAGACAAATTCTAGCGTTTGTGTGATACCTAGCATAGCCGCCTTTACACTAGAATCCACTTTTGTGCTGCGGATCGCCACGCAAGCACTACCGCACTTGCTCGCGATGACAAATTTGGGCTTTTTCTTAGAATCCACCTTAGAATCCACTTTTCATAAAAGTGGATTCTAGCTTTTGCTCTGTGTTTGCCTGCCCTCCTAAAACTAAGCAGTATTTTAGTGATTTTCAAGTATATTTAACCCTTTTAGCTGAAGACACAAGCCCCATATAGCACAGAAAGCAAAGCCCATAAGGATTAAAAGGATCAGGAAGTATGCGACATTTTCTCACACTCAAAGATTTTAGCAAAGCGGAGTTGTATGAGATCATCACGCTAGCTTTTGTGCATAAGCACGCCAAGTCTCATTATAGAGACTTTGTGCCGCCACATTTGCGCACAGCTAGCTTGCGCGATAAAAATGTCGCCTTAATTTTTGAGAAGCCCTCTACTCGCACGCGCGTGAGCTTTGAAGCAGGGATCAATCAGCTAGGGGGCAGGGCGATTGTGCTTATGGGCAAAGATACGCAAATCGGGCGAGGTGAGCCAATCAGCGATACAGCAAGAGTGCTTAGCGGTATGGTAGATATGGTGATGGTGCGGACATTTTGCCAAGAGACTTTAGAAGAGCTAGCGCGCTTTAGCACGATCCCTGTGATCAATGGACTCACAGACTCCTACCACCCAGCCCAAGTGCTAGCAGATGTGCTGACAATGCTAGAATGTGGATTCTACCTTGATGACTTTGCTCCCTATTATGCGGAATTTATAGGACATAATCCCAACGCCCCCAAGCTCCCTGCTCGCGTAGGATCCCCCATAGTCGCCTATATCGGTGATGGCAATAATATGGCGCATTCGTGGCTTAATTGCGCGGCGATTTTGGGGCTAGAGTTTCGGCTTGCCACGCCTAAGGGCTATGAAGCTAAAGAGCATATTTGTGCATCTGCCACAGAGCTTGCCAAGCACTCACAAGCTACAATCACCTATACCAACGACCCTATTGCAGCAGTTAGAAATGCGCATATCATCATCACCGATACTTGGGTATCAATGGGGCAAGAGGAGCAAAAGCAGCGTAAATTGCGCGATTTTGCAGGCTTTTGTGTTGATAGCACGCTTATGGGCTATGCGGATTCTAAGGCGATATTCTTGCACTGCTTGCCAGCATATCGTGGCTATGAGGTGAGTGAAGAAGTCATCGAGAGTGCGCAGAGCAAAGTGTGGCTAGAAGCGCACAATCGACTTTATATCCAACAAGGAATTATGCTATGGCTACTAGCTCAAAGCAACTAAACGCAGCGCAGATTTTCCACTCCAATAATCTTGCTAAAGCAAGCAAAATCTCTAGCACGCAGATATTGCTTAATTTAGAAAAAGGTGAGTTTAATCCGCAAGAAGCGTGGTTTATCGAAGATGATGAGGGGCAAGAATATGTCGTAATGCCGCAAAATATCTTAAAGCATATTATCGGCATTATCCGCACCGCCCACGAAGAAAAGCTCTACCTAGAGCTATCCCGCGATATTAGTCAAAATATCCCCATAGATTTTGATGATGTGATGGCAGTAGCCCTAGAAAATATCGAGTCCAAACGCCTGCCCGATGGCTCTCTGCCTAAAATCAACACCAAATCCCTAGTAAAGACGATCAAAAAGCAGTATCCAAATCTTTTCCTAACACTGCCAGAGCGATTTCTCTCAAAAGGTATGCGATGAAAGTAGATTCTAGCACTGCCATAGACTTTGCATTTTTGGCACGCTACTCGACCCAAGCCCCACGCTACACAAGCTACCCCACTGCCGTGGAATTTACCCAAGATT encodes the following:
- a CDS encoding NAD(P)H-dependent glycerol-3-phosphate dehydrogenase; the protein is MMISVCGGGAWGSALAFALAHKQEVRIFSRRKLDDKWGTPFGIRQVSLEEACEAELIVIAISVAYLREFLATMPKNPRAFYLFASKGIEEQSGAFVHQIAAEFMDPKNICALSGPSFAKEVRQCLPCAVAIHAQDPRIAQSFSTAFPSFMKMYVGDDLVGAEIAGAYKNVIAIAGGISDGLGLGNNAKAALLARGLVEMERFGRVFGAKTETFLGLSGSGDLFLTAGSTLSRNYRVGLGLAQGKSLQSVLEEIGEVAEGVRTARAIHTIATRKDIYTPIVNEVVQILNGKPCREGILALMAQRD
- the argF gene encoding ornithine carbamoyltransferase, which codes for MRHFLTLKDFSKAELYEIITLAFVHKHAKSHYRDFVPPHLRTASLRDKNVALIFEKPSTRTRVSFEAGINQLGGRAIVLMGKDTQIGRGEPISDTARVLSGMVDMVMVRTFCQETLEELARFSTIPVINGLTDSYHPAQVLADVLTMLECGFYLDDFAPYYAEFIGHNPNAPKLPARVGSPIVAYIGDGNNMAHSWLNCAAILGLEFRLATPKGYEAKEHICASATELAKHSQATITYTNDPIAAVRNAHIIITDTWVSMGQEEQKQRKLRDFAGFCVDSTLMGYADSKAIFLHCLPAYRGYEVSEEVIESAQSKVWLEAHNRLYIQQGIMLWLLAQSN
- a CDS encoding DUF2603 domain-containing protein, coding for MATSSKQLNAAQIFHSNNLAKASKISSTQILLNLEKGEFNPQEAWFIEDDEGQEYVVMPQNILKHIIGIIRTAHEEKLYLELSRDISQNIPIDFDDVMAVALENIESKRLPDGSLPKINTKSLVKTIKKQYPNLFLTLPERFLSKGMR
- a CDS encoding TonB-dependent receptor, translating into MTHKATLATALVASIATQVSATAQEPQTPQETKSLQPVTTIAAKIPTPIEQAPGNTSIINKHDIAIRPNYRFTDTLRGHEGVLQPKGRGMETFDGAMIRGINNGALLMVDGVILNDINNNTKMLTTMRAHDLERVEITRGASSALYGSGALSGAINFITAMPDSLSVYGSLGYGNPFSQNGAPENLTNWYLSVGDSFFDKSLRVKATYGGSFSSGYAADNAWVNASGDNGIGGLSGSVPSHKTDGTPIVLVGDMGRQRYATHDAKIKAQADIGSSGVLDAWVQYSSYNYIHHRQQSFLRDENGNVAWGNATSPNSTQGSAPYAFVGGMGNEIYNQVISALSYTHYFGSNEWRTSLNHTYGNDIWAGPSGGASPFGGAGSKQDHHYNTLNVESTFTLRLSQAHSLLFGVQERYSGYKQNAYNLSDWRDFASSTALSKTITGTHNFLGVFVHYQAAWSKYFSTGLSGRWDLWQGFNYTDTTKPNAPNATHNQFSPKLSLNFTPFSSDYATTIIKASGGSSFRAPTFNQKFRDYIRNDGVQTSGNPHLKPEELYSYDIGLEQSLYPESTFAAQLKLYYFDSFFTNAITTIGKNLENAQKARINGIELSYRQKLFGYGGLFASYTLYNAKLTQDLISGSQVIAAGNRLPGVPEHSGYVQLYYDDGRLFGSLSCEMASKRYKDLDNASQKVWGVYSSSDAYYLLDMRLGYRFQHLELSANFTNLLDYQYYAYYRAPGRAFYLEVASRF